From one Desulfuromonadales bacterium genomic stretch:
- a CDS encoding DUF465 domain-containing protein yields MEDYDRTLIEQQFDGNPRFRLLYEEHLLLEKELNNLNQKAYLTPEEEVEKKKVQKLKLAGKDEMERILKNCRQ; encoded by the coding sequence ATGGAGGACTACGATCGGACGTTGATTGAACAACAGTTTGATGGTAACCCGCGGTTTCGTCTGCTCTATGAGGAGCACCTGCTGCTCGAGAAGGAGTTGAACAACCTGAACCAGAAGGCCTACCTGACGCCCGAGGAGGAAGTGGAAAAGAAAAAGGTGCAAAAACTGAAACTTGCCGGCAAGGATGAGATGGAGCGTATCCTGAAAAACTGCCGGCAGTAA
- the tsaB gene encoding tRNA (adenosine(37)-N6)-threonylcarbamoyltransferase complex dimerization subunit type 1 TsaB, with translation MMGEILLTVDTSTPAGSVAVSRGETLLGEILLNVQSTHTDRLLLTLRQLLTDTGLQLTDVDAYAVVLGPGSFTGLRVGVATVKGLALAMGKPVLGVSTLQTLAIQVPYPRHSLCVLLDARKGEVYAGLYHWEGGRPIPARPEVVIAPEALLEALEGETLFAGDGAVAYRTLISRRLGSRAHFVPWSLHPPRASAAAVLALAALRGGETIPLAQLAPRYIRLSEAEILWARRSAEGAIEG, from the coding sequence ATGATGGGTGAGATCCTGCTTACCGTCGACACCTCTACGCCGGCGGGAAGCGTTGCAGTCAGCCGGGGAGAAACGTTGCTCGGCGAAATTCTTCTCAACGTCCAGAGCACCCATACCGACCGGCTGCTGTTGACGCTGCGCCAGTTGCTGACCGATACGGGCTTGCAACTGACGGACGTCGACGCCTATGCCGTTGTGCTGGGACCGGGCTCCTTTACCGGTCTGCGGGTTGGCGTGGCGACCGTCAAGGGCCTCGCTCTGGCCATGGGCAAGCCGGTCCTGGGGGTATCGACGTTGCAGACTCTGGCGATACAGGTCCCGTATCCCCGGCACTCCCTCTGTGTTTTGCTCGACGCCCGGAAAGGCGAAGTCTATGCCGGCCTGTATCACTGGGAAGGCGGCCGACCCATCCCGGCCCGGCCGGAGGTGGTCATTGCCCCGGAGGCGCTGCTGGAGGCCCTCGAGGGAGAGACGCTGTTTGCCGGTGACGGTGCTGTCGCCTATCGCACCCTCATCTCCCGCCGCCTCGGTTCCCGGGCGCACTTTGTTCCCTGGTCGCTGCATCCGCCCCGTGCCTCTGCCGCCGCTGTTCTGGCATTGGCTGCCCTGCGCGGAGGGGAGACGATTCCCCTGGCGCAGTTGGCACCCCGCTACATCCGCCTCTCCGAAGCCGAGATATTGTGGGCCCGGCGCAGCGCCGAGGGCGCTATAGAAGGTTGA
- the rseP gene encoding RIP metalloprotease RseP: protein MLTLIAGIVMLGILVFVHEFGHFCVAKLAGVKVLKFSLGFGPRLVSRQWGETEYMICAVPLGGYVQMLGEGSGEEGEAGELSPEERLRSFADKPVLQRTAIVAAGPLMNLLLPFLILPVAYMVGIQLPAFLERPACIGHVVADSEGAAAGFLAGDCIVAINDEKVDTWTDTSRTLISHAGSPLVFTLTRGETTAEVTLTPEEGGLEGLQSLGLLPRQEALVGATSPGMPAAAAGMQAGDRIVAIDDAPVASWYDLKKIIQSSGGNPQTFTVERNGQILQLSIKPVRQETDGDDFLVGIVPHQESVFKRFGLLEAVRAGADRTMELVELTLVFIQKLFAGHVSTKNIGGPITVVQIAGQAAQTDLASILSILAFLSIQLGILNLFPIPILDGGHLFFNLFEIVLRRPLSMRVREIAQQVGLVLLILLMLLAFYNDIVRIFIGGQ from the coding sequence ATGCTTACTCTGATTGCTGGCATCGTCATGCTCGGCATCCTTGTCTTTGTTCACGAGTTCGGGCACTTCTGCGTGGCCAAGCTGGCCGGCGTCAAAGTTCTCAAATTCTCGCTCGGCTTCGGTCCCCGCCTGGTTTCCCGGCAGTGGGGCGAGACCGAGTACATGATTTGCGCGGTTCCCCTCGGCGGCTATGTGCAGATGCTCGGCGAGGGCAGCGGCGAAGAAGGCGAAGCTGGAGAACTCAGCCCCGAAGAGCGCCTCCGCTCATTCGCCGACAAACCTGTTCTGCAGCGCACAGCCATTGTTGCAGCTGGACCGCTGATGAACCTGCTGCTGCCTTTTCTGATCCTTCCTGTCGCCTATATGGTGGGAATCCAGCTCCCCGCCTTCCTGGAGCGCCCTGCCTGCATCGGTCATGTGGTGGCCGATTCGGAAGGGGCCGCCGCAGGTTTCCTGGCCGGTGATTGTATCGTGGCCATCAATGACGAAAAGGTGGACACCTGGACAGACACCAGCCGGACTCTGATCTCGCATGCCGGTTCGCCGCTCGTTTTCACGCTCACCAGGGGAGAGACGACGGCCGAAGTTACCCTGACGCCCGAGGAGGGAGGCCTTGAAGGCCTGCAGTCACTCGGGCTGCTGCCCCGGCAGGAGGCCCTGGTCGGGGCGACGTCACCGGGGATGCCGGCGGCGGCGGCAGGAATGCAGGCCGGCGACAGGATTGTGGCGATTGATGATGCGCCGGTCGCCTCCTGGTACGATCTGAAGAAGATCATCCAATCCTCCGGAGGCAACCCACAGACCTTCACCGTTGAACGGAACGGCCAGATTCTGCAACTTTCCATCAAGCCGGTTCGCCAGGAGACGGATGGTGACGACTTTCTCGTTGGCATCGTTCCTCATCAGGAGAGCGTATTCAAACGTTTCGGTTTGCTCGAAGCTGTGCGCGCCGGGGCCGACCGGACCATGGAACTGGTCGAGCTGACTCTTGTCTTCATCCAGAAACTTTTCGCCGGCCATGTCTCCACCAAGAACATTGGCGGTCCCATCACCGTAGTCCAGATCGCTGGGCAGGCGGCCCAGACCGACCTTGCCAGCATCCTCTCGATTCTCGCTTTTCTCAGTATCCAGCTGGGGATCCTCAACCTCTTTCCCATCCCGATTCTCGATGGGGGACATCTTTTCTTCAACCTCTTCGAAATCGTGTTGCGTCGTCCGCTCTCCATGCGCGTCCGGGAGATCGCCCAGCAGGTCGGTCTGGTCCTGCTGATTCTGTTGATGCTGCTGGCCTTCTACAACGATATCGTCCGGATTTTTATCGGAGGGCAATGA
- a CDS encoding 1-deoxy-D-xylulose-5-phosphate reductoisomerase, whose product MKNLVILGSTGSIGVSTLEIAAAYPDRYRVVALTGGNNLRRLAEQVRQFQPQLVAVLTAADAERLRSSLGPGHPKILFGIEGLIACAVHADAHLVVSAIVGAAGLMPTMAAIEAGKNVALANKETLVAAGPLVMAAVARKGVQLYPVDSEHSAIFQSLEGHSKADVRRLILTASGGPFRDRALAELRQVTPADALAHPNWQMGRKISIDSATMMNKGLEVIEARWLFDLPAEKIAVHIHPQSIVHSMVEYVDGSVIAQLGIPDMKTPIAYALSYPERLSLNLPPLDLCALGSLTFSKPDMERFACLGLAYDALREGGTAPAVLNAANEVAVEAFLQGEITFLAIPAVIRGTLERHRTEPLTHLDEAIRADRWGRSEARRIIDSIP is encoded by the coding sequence ATGAAAAATCTCGTCATTCTCGGTTCCACCGGCTCAATCGGCGTCAGCACACTGGAGATTGCCGCCGCTTATCCCGACCGCTACCGGGTGGTCGCCCTGACCGGGGGCAACAATCTGCGACGGTTGGCCGAACAGGTGCGTCAATTTCAGCCGCAGCTGGTTGCCGTGCTGACGGCGGCCGACGCCGAACGCCTGCGCTCTTCTCTCGGGCCGGGCCATCCGAAAATTCTCTTCGGCATCGAAGGCCTCATCGCTTGCGCAGTTCATGCTGACGCCCATCTTGTCGTTTCGGCCATCGTCGGAGCGGCCGGTCTGATGCCGACCATGGCTGCCATCGAGGCGGGCAAGAACGTGGCGCTGGCCAACAAGGAGACCCTGGTCGCCGCGGGCCCCCTGGTAATGGCTGCGGTGGCGCGCAAGGGGGTGCAACTCTACCCCGTCGACAGTGAGCACTCAGCCATTTTCCAGTCTCTCGAAGGGCACAGTAAAGCCGATGTACGACGTCTCATCCTGACCGCCTCGGGCGGTCCGTTTCGCGACCGGGCTCTGGCGGAACTGCGGCAGGTGACACCAGCGGACGCTTTGGCGCATCCCAACTGGCAGATGGGCCGCAAGATTTCCATCGATTCGGCGACCATGATGAACAAGGGGCTGGAGGTGATCGAAGCACGCTGGCTCTTCGATCTGCCCGCTGAAAAAATTGCCGTGCATATTCATCCGCAGAGCATTGTTCATTCGATGGTCGAATATGTGGACGGTTCCGTCATCGCCCAACTCGGCATTCCCGACATGAAAACCCCGATCGCCTATGCCTTGTCCTATCCCGAGCGCCTGTCTCTCAACCTGCCGCCGCTTGACCTCTGCGCGCTCGGTTCCCTGACTTTCTCGAAGCCCGATATGGAGCGTTTTGCCTGCCTGGGCCTGGCCTATGACGCCCTGCGTGAAGGGGGGACGGCGCCAGCTGTTCTCAATGCGGCCAATGAGGTGGCAGTGGAGGCCTTTCTGCAAGGAGAAATCACCTTTCTCGCCATCCCGGCGGTCATTCGCGGCACGCTGGAACGCCATCGCACCGAGCCTTTGACCCATCTGGACGAGGCAATTCGGGCTGACCGCTGGGGTCGCAGTGAGGCCCGCAGGATCATCGACTCCATCCCCTGA
- a CDS encoding phosphatidate cytidylyltransferase, with amino-acid sequence MESNLQRRTIIKQRILTGVVLLPLLILFIYFASEPVFILLVCVTTLLALHEFYTMALPSARRLEQTLAVLSGTALVPLIWLERPVLLAGALVLLVLFFAILFLLRFRDLTTVTHQLALLFFGFIYAPLLLGHLGLLRALPNGREWVFLVLLLVMASDTAAYFTGVNFGRRKLYPAISPNKSVEGALGGLAGSLAGTFLARAWFFPTLEVADCLFLGLGLGILAQFGDLFESMLKRSFGVKDSGTLIPGHGGILDRLDSLLFAFAPAYYYALCFVVG; translated from the coding sequence ATGGAAAGCAATCTCCAGAGGAGGACCATCATTAAACAGCGTATACTGACGGGAGTGGTATTGCTCCCTTTGCTGATCCTGTTTATCTATTTCGCCAGTGAGCCGGTTTTTATCCTTCTGGTCTGCGTGACGACGCTGCTGGCCCTTCATGAATTCTACACCATGGCACTTCCTTCCGCTCGGAGGCTGGAGCAGACCCTGGCGGTGCTGTCAGGGACAGCGCTGGTACCGTTAATATGGCTGGAGCGACCCGTCCTTTTAGCCGGGGCTCTGGTCCTGCTGGTCCTTTTCTTTGCGATCCTTTTCCTTTTGCGTTTTCGTGACCTGACGACCGTTACCCACCAGTTGGCCCTGCTGTTCTTCGGTTTTATCTATGCGCCGCTGTTGCTTGGCCATCTGGGACTGCTGCGTGCCCTGCCGAATGGCCGGGAATGGGTTTTTCTCGTCCTTCTGCTGGTCATGGCCAGCGACACAGCCGCCTACTTTACCGGCGTCAACTTCGGCAGGCGCAAACTCTATCCTGCGATCAGCCCCAACAAGAGCGTTGAGGGGGCCCTTGGGGGCCTGGCCGGGAGCCTGGCCGGTACCTTTCTGGCTCGGGCCTGGTTTTTCCCCACCCTGGAGGTTGCCGATTGCCTCTTTCTCGGGCTGGGATTGGGAATCCTGGCCCAGTTCGGCGATCTGTTCGAATCGATGCTCAAGCGCAGCTTCGGGGTCAAGGATTCGGGCACGCTGATCCCGGGCCACGGCGGCATTCTCGACCGGCTTGACAGCCTGCTCTTTGCCTTTGCGCCGGCCTATTATTACGCCCTCTGCTTTGTCGTCGGTTAG
- a CDS encoding isoprenyl transferase, with the protein MRQPRHLAIIMDGNGRWAEQRGLPRIVGHQRGVEAVKTVVQECRSLGLDYLTLYAFSSENWGRPAEEVSALMGLLCRYLESELEPMLTRGLRLQVIGETGRLPSEASRVLEQAMARTAANDGMVLTLALSYGSRDEIVRAVRSLTAEVLAGRCVPEAVDEALLSSFLDTRGLPDPDLLIRTSGEMRISNFLLWQLAYTELYFTEVLWPDFDAAELHRALEEYAGRQRRFGLTGAQVHGKQSPEEDHH; encoded by the coding sequence ATGCGTCAACCCCGACATCTCGCCATCATTATGGACGGAAACGGGCGCTGGGCTGAACAGCGCGGTCTGCCCCGCATTGTCGGCCATCAGCGAGGGGTCGAGGCGGTCAAGACCGTTGTTCAGGAGTGCCGTTCCCTTGGGCTCGACTACCTCACCCTCTATGCGTTCAGTTCCGAAAACTGGGGTCGCCCGGCCGAGGAAGTGAGCGCCCTGATGGGGCTTTTGTGCCGATATCTGGAAAGTGAGCTAGAGCCGATGCTGACGCGTGGCCTGCGTCTTCAGGTTATCGGTGAAACCGGCCGTCTGCCGAGCGAGGCTAGCCGGGTCCTCGAACAGGCCATGGCCCGAACTGCGGCCAATGACGGTATGGTTCTGACGCTTGCGCTTTCCTACGGTTCGCGGGACGAAATCGTCAGGGCCGTACGCTCGCTGACCGCCGAAGTTCTGGCCGGACGGTGCGTCCCCGAGGCGGTCGATGAAGCGCTGCTCTCCAGCTTCCTTGATACCCGCGGTCTGCCCGACCCCGACCTGCTGATACGGACCAGTGGCGAGATGCGGATCAGTAATTTTCTGCTCTGGCAGCTTGCTTATACCGAATTATATTTTACCGAAGTGCTCTGGCCTGATTTCGATGCCGCTGAACTGCATCGGGCGCTCGAGGAATACGCCGGCCGCCAACGCCGTTTCGGTCTGACCGGTGCCCAGGTGCATGGAAAGCAATCTCCAGAGGAGGACCATCATTAA